A single genomic interval of Solimonas sp. K1W22B-7 harbors:
- a CDS encoding putative bifunctional diguanylate cyclase/phosphodiesterase gives MPNAMGEDVVAEQRVRAQQGVLVQLLTSERLDLLPLAEAYARLTRRVAEVIGVERVSIWDLDQAAGRLHCRHLHFHGSDSHSSGEMLRAEDYPVYFHTLAHSRAIAAHDACNDPATREFASGYLKPLGISSMLDATVRRSGHTVGIVCLEHVGPARRWSLDEQQFCATVADIVVMLQESQERRELQERLYQQMRRDALTGLPNLTRLREELGAMDLQRCGPHALMLLDLERFGEINHSLGHRTGDQVLCAIASRLTTDLPPGARVARLSGDKFALWLPLQDGADPLALARSIQACLREPIDIGAARLAVTARFGISLCPEHGSDGHELLLRADMAMHDAKGTLHGCLLYDPVRDRSSARRLGLIHDLRGADQRAELFAVFQPRVSLPEGRILGVEALLRWRHPQLGNVSPGEFIPLAEMSDLIVDLTLAVLRMSGSAWHSWQQAGHELALSINLSARAIGDRGFTEAVLRQLAESGVPPQHIEFEITESAICDETDQGLETLRLIREAGARISLDDFGVGHSSMARLSRLPVDVMKIDQMFVRDMLRDPRHAAIVRTSIDLAHSMGLSAVAEGVETAEVAAALARLGCDEAQGYHYGATLPPEELARLLRPGGTAP, from the coding sequence GTGCCTAACGCGATGGGAGAGGACGTCGTCGCCGAACAGCGCGTGCGCGCCCAGCAGGGCGTGCTGGTACAGCTGCTGACCTCCGAACGGCTCGACCTGCTGCCCCTGGCCGAGGCTTACGCCCGGCTCACGCGCCGCGTCGCCGAGGTCATCGGCGTGGAGCGTGTCAGCATCTGGGACCTGGACCAGGCGGCGGGCCGGCTGCATTGCCGGCACCTGCATTTCCACGGCAGCGACAGCCATTCCAGCGGCGAGATGCTCCGCGCCGAGGACTACCCGGTGTATTTCCACACGCTGGCGCACAGCCGCGCGATCGCCGCGCACGACGCCTGCAACGATCCGGCGACCCGCGAATTCGCGTCCGGCTACCTCAAGCCCCTGGGCATCAGCTCCATGCTCGACGCCACCGTGCGCCGCAGCGGCCATACCGTGGGCATCGTCTGCCTGGAACACGTCGGCCCGGCGCGCCGCTGGTCGCTGGACGAGCAGCAGTTCTGCGCCACGGTGGCCGACATCGTGGTGATGCTGCAGGAGAGCCAGGAGCGCCGCGAGCTGCAGGAGCGCCTCTACCAGCAGATGCGGCGCGACGCGCTCACCGGCCTGCCCAACCTCACGCGGCTGCGCGAGGAACTGGGCGCCATGGACCTGCAGCGCTGCGGCCCGCATGCGCTGATGCTGCTGGACCTGGAGCGCTTCGGCGAGATCAATCATTCGCTGGGGCATCGCACCGGCGACCAGGTGCTCTGCGCCATCGCCTCGCGGCTGACAACAGACCTGCCCCCGGGCGCGCGGGTCGCGCGCCTGTCCGGCGACAAGTTCGCGCTGTGGCTGCCGCTGCAGGACGGCGCGGATCCGCTGGCGCTGGCGCGCAGCATCCAGGCCTGCCTGCGCGAGCCGATCGACATCGGTGCTGCCCGGCTGGCGGTCACCGCCCGCTTCGGCATCAGCCTCTGCCCGGAACACGGCAGCGACGGCCATGAGCTGCTGCTGCGCGCCGACATGGCGATGCACGACGCCAAGGGCACGCTGCATGGCTGCCTGCTTTACGACCCGGTGCGCGATCGCAGTTCGGCGCGGCGCCTGGGCCTGATCCACGACCTGCGCGGTGCCGACCAGCGCGCGGAACTGTTCGCGGTGTTCCAGCCGCGCGTCAGCCTGCCGGAGGGCAGGATCCTCGGCGTGGAAGCACTGCTGCGCTGGCGCCATCCGCAGCTGGGCAATGTCTCGCCCGGGGAATTCATCCCGCTGGCGGAGATGAGCGACCTGATCGTGGATCTCACGCTGGCCGTGCTGCGCATGTCGGGCAGCGCCTGGCATTCCTGGCAACAGGCCGGGCATGAGCTGGCGCTGTCGATCAACCTGTCGGCGCGCGCCATCGGCGACCGCGGCTTCACCGAGGCGGTGCTGCGCCAGCTCGCCGAATCCGGCGTGCCGCCGCAGCACATCGAGTTCGAGATCACCGAGAGCGCCATCTGCGACGAGACCGACCAGGGCCTGGAGACGCTGCGGCTGATCCGCGAGGCCGGCGCGCGCATCTCGCTGGACGACTTCGGCGTGGGCCACTCCTCCATGGCACGCCTCAGCCGCCTGCCGGTGGACGTGATGAAGATCGACCAGATGTTCGTGCGCGACATGCTGCGCGACCCGCGCCACGCGGCCATCGTCCGCACCAGCATCGACCTGGCCCACAGCATGGGCCTGAGCGCCGTGGCCGAAGGCGTGGAGACCGCCGAGGTGGCGGCAGCGCTGGCCAGGCTCGGCTGCGACGAGGCCCAGGGCTACCACTACGGCGCGACGCTGCCGCCGGAGGAACTGGCGCGGCTGCTGCGCCCCGGCGGGACCGCCCCCTAG
- a CDS encoding adenylate/guanylate cyclase domain-containing protein — protein sequence MSQRDLALPLCRLLAAWCVLQGLQQFAQALAGPVSVVVGGGLWLLAAVLLWTQAGRIAPWLLPPGAGTTPRRGAAGTERRQGQLLLLAAGLLLLADAMASGAGMAMRAWLAPSRLPLLLWAPQLVVCVLQLIAGLALLWLARPLLERAIPEASPSQGLDTRLPRALGEMIGSIGLTGINKLTELALTLKDEAEGHAIRAVKSSMDMVIAAVQGRRPDFSGALSADGTVTIVFSDMEGFSAMTERLGDQDAHEVIKLHNQVVRKELQRENGKEVELQGDGFLLAFADPAAALRCAIGIQRAFARHNARHEGEPIRVRIGLHTGTPIQEGDRFFGITVILAARIAALAQGGEILASAALHERCAGDPDFHFGEPREAELKGLAGRHRMHPLSWTDSARSG from the coding sequence ATGAGCCAACGCGACCTCGCCCTGCCGCTGTGCCGCCTGCTTGCCGCCTGGTGCGTGCTGCAGGGCCTGCAGCAGTTTGCACAGGCCCTGGCCGGCCCGGTATCGGTGGTGGTGGGCGGCGGCCTGTGGCTGCTGGCGGCGGTGCTGCTCTGGACCCAGGCCGGGCGTATCGCGCCCTGGCTGTTGCCGCCGGGCGCGGGCACCACGCCGCGCCGCGGCGCGGCCGGCACCGAGCGTCGCCAGGGACAACTGCTGCTGCTCGCTGCCGGTCTGCTGTTGCTGGCCGACGCGATGGCCTCCGGCGCGGGCATGGCGATGCGCGCCTGGCTGGCGCCCTCGCGGTTGCCGCTGCTGCTGTGGGCGCCACAGCTGGTGGTCTGCGTGCTGCAGCTGATCGCGGGTCTGGCGCTGCTGTGGCTGGCGCGGCCGCTGCTGGAGCGTGCCATCCCCGAGGCGTCGCCGTCGCAGGGCCTGGACACGCGCCTGCCGCGCGCACTGGGCGAGATGATCGGCAGCATCGGCCTCACCGGCATCAACAAGCTCACCGAGCTGGCGCTGACGCTCAAGGACGAGGCCGAGGGTCACGCGATCCGCGCGGTGAAGTCCTCGATGGACATGGTGATCGCAGCCGTGCAGGGCCGGCGCCCGGATTTCTCCGGCGCACTGTCGGCCGACGGCACGGTGACCATCGTGTTCAGCGACATGGAAGGCTTCAGCGCCATGACCGAACGCCTCGGCGACCAGGACGCGCACGAGGTGATCAAGCTGCACAACCAAGTGGTGCGCAAGGAACTGCAGCGCGAGAACGGCAAGGAGGTGGAGCTGCAGGGCGACGGCTTCCTGCTGGCCTTTGCCGATCCGGCGGCCGCGCTGCGCTGTGCCATCGGCATCCAGCGCGCCTTCGCGCGGCACAACGCCCGGCATGAGGGCGAGCCGATCCGCGTGCGCATCGGCCTGCATACCGGCACGCCGATTCAGGAGGGCGACCGCTTCTTCGGCATCACCGTGATCCTGGCGGCGCGCATCGCCGCGCTGGCGCAGGGCGGCGAGATCCTGGCCTCGGCGGCGCTGCACGAGCGCTGCGCGGGAGATCCGGACTTCCACTTCGGCGAGCCGCGCGAGGCGGAACTCAAGGGCCTGGCGGGCCGTCACCGCATGCATCCCCTGTCGTGGACCGACTCCGCAAGAAGCGGATAG
- the ada gene encoding bifunctional DNA-binding transcriptional regulator/O6-methylguanine-DNA methyltransferase Ada, which translates to MDHELCWQAVQERDASRDGDFYYGVLTTGVYCRPSCASRRPLRKNVRFYGTPAAAEADGLRACKRCRPLESRADRRTVARIEALCRYIESHAQEPLPLETLAEQAHLSPFHLQRQFKAVTGVSPRQYVEACRLRTLRQGLREGASVTRAIHDAGFGSASRVYERVGTRLGMTPKQYRAGGAGVAISHAVSKTPLGLLMMGATDRGLCFVQFGDSEAALLEQLQREYPGAELAPMDGAQRQQFAAWMQALTQHIEGAPPARQLPLDLRGTAFQMKVWAYLQQIPGGELRSYTEVAVAIGAPRAVRAVASACAANRVALLVPCHRVIRGDGSLGGYKWGLERKRTLIDRERAAKAGS; encoded by the coding sequence ATGGACCACGAACTCTGCTGGCAGGCCGTACAGGAACGCGATGCCTCGCGTGACGGCGATTTTTACTACGGCGTGCTGACCACCGGCGTCTACTGCCGGCCGTCCTGCGCCTCGCGCCGGCCCTTGCGCAAGAACGTGCGTTTCTACGGGACACCCGCTGCCGCCGAGGCCGACGGCCTGCGCGCCTGCAAGCGCTGCCGCCCGCTGGAATCGCGCGCCGACCGCCGCACCGTGGCGCGCATCGAGGCGCTGTGCCGCTACATCGAAAGCCACGCGCAGGAGCCGCTGCCGCTGGAGACGCTGGCGGAGCAGGCGCACCTGAGTCCCTTCCATCTGCAGCGCCAGTTCAAGGCCGTGACCGGCGTCAGCCCGCGGCAGTACGTCGAGGCCTGCCGCCTGCGCACCCTGCGCCAGGGCCTGCGCGAGGGCGCCTCGGTGACGCGCGCGATCCATGACGCCGGCTTCGGCTCGGCCAGCCGTGTCTACGAACGCGTCGGCACACGCCTGGGCATGACGCCGAAGCAGTACCGCGCCGGCGGCGCCGGCGTGGCGATCTCCCATGCCGTGTCGAAGACGCCGCTGGGCCTGCTGATGATGGGCGCCACCGACCGCGGCCTGTGCTTCGTGCAGTTCGGCGACAGCGAGGCCGCCCTGCTGGAGCAGCTGCAACGCGAATATCCGGGCGCGGAGCTGGCGCCGATGGATGGTGCGCAGCGCCAGCAGTTCGCCGCCTGGATGCAGGCGCTGACGCAGCACATCGAGGGCGCGCCGCCGGCGCGGCAGCTGCCGCTGGACCTGCGCGGCACCGCCTTCCAGATGAAGGTCTGGGCCTACCTGCAGCAGATTCCCGGTGGCGAACTGCGCAGCTACACCGAGGTGGCCGTGGCCATCGGCGCACCGCGCGCGGTGCGCGCCGTGGCCTCCGCCTGCGCTGCCAACCGTGTCGCCCTGCTGGTGCCCTGCCACCGCGTGATCCGCGGCGACGGCAGCCTGGGCGGCTACAAGTGGGGCCTGGAGCGCAAGCGCACGCTGATCGACCGCGAACGCGCGGCCAAGGCGGGTTCTTGA
- a CDS encoding DNA-3-methyladenine glycosylase family protein gives MRVLAELPLRQALPWPVLLDYLQPRLIPLLERIADGAYERRVGEDWLRIAPSADGQQLQIAAEKRIAVAGLATRAARLFAVEEDTAPALKALSRSAVLKPLVKRMPGLRPPGCWDPFELCLRTIIGQQVSVAAAGTLMRRLIERCGTLAPEALLAADLEQMGMPGRRVETLRVLARAVGDGLRLDGSWEEINAGLSTLPGFGPWTRGYLAIRLGRQPDAFPHTDLGLVRAAGAENPAALLLQAEAWRPHRSLAATLLWAG, from the coding sequence TTGAGAGTCCTGGCCGAACTGCCGCTGCGCCAGGCGCTGCCCTGGCCGGTACTGCTGGACTACCTGCAGCCGCGCCTGATCCCGCTGCTGGAGCGCATCGCCGATGGTGCCTACGAGCGCCGCGTCGGCGAGGACTGGTTGCGCATCGCGCCCTCGGCCGATGGGCAGCAGCTGCAGATCGCCGCGGAGAAGCGCATTGCCGTCGCCGGCCTGGCGACACGCGCCGCGCGCCTGTTTGCGGTGGAGGAAGACACGGCACCTGCGCTCAAGGCCCTCTCGCGCAGCGCCGTGCTCAAGCCCTTGGTGAAGCGCATGCCCGGCCTGCGACCGCCGGGCTGCTGGGATCCTTTCGAACTGTGCCTGCGCACGATCATCGGCCAGCAGGTCAGCGTCGCCGCCGCCGGCACGCTGATGCGCCGCCTGATTGAGCGCTGCGGCACGCTCGCCCCCGAGGCGCTGCTGGCCGCCGATCTCGAACAGATGGGCATGCCCGGCCGCCGTGTCGAAACGCTGCGCGTGCTAGCGCGGGCGGTGGGTGACGGGCTGCGGCTGGACGGCAGTTGGGAAGAGATCAACGCCGGCCTGTCGACACTGCCCGGCTTCGGTCCCTGGACGCGCGGCTATCTCGCGATCCGCCTGGGGCGGCAACCGGACGCCTTTCCGCATACCGACCTGGGGCTGGTGCGGGCGGCGGGTGCGGAGAATCCGGCGGCGCTGTTGCTGCAGGCGGAGGCCTGGCGGCCGCATCGGAGCCTGGCGGCTACTTTACTGTGGGCTGGCTAA
- a CDS encoding retron St85 family effector protein gives MTFDAINTFIETVDPQRATVVSFPEFILVFGGPLAKKVRSSPVSQRDAFLRWLAANRSELHSVLLLPESFEDWNDFSTYSDLLLFEKDLGYLTSAVVVFLEAPGSIAELGAFSQIDSLSERLMVVVSDEYHPARSFISLGPIRSVKETQQHPHSVCTIPSVVPNELKKHAPVIAEMLDA, from the coding sequence ATGACTTTTGACGCAATAAATACGTTTATTGAGACGGTCGATCCGCAACGGGCGACCGTCGTTTCTTTTCCGGAATTCATTTTGGTTTTTGGCGGTCCTCTCGCCAAGAAAGTTCGCTCTTCTCCAGTCTCGCAAAGAGATGCATTTCTCCGATGGTTGGCTGCCAATCGTTCGGAGCTACATAGCGTCCTATTGCTCCCTGAAAGCTTCGAAGATTGGAACGACTTCAGTACATATAGTGATCTCTTGCTGTTTGAGAAGGATCTGGGATACCTGACAAGTGCTGTTGTAGTTTTCTTGGAAGCTCCCGGTTCGATTGCGGAGCTTGGTGCTTTTTCTCAGATTGACTCACTGAGTGAGCGTTTGATGGTCGTCGTCTCTGACGAGTACCACCCCGCTCGATCATTTATAAGCTTGGGCCCGATTCGCAGCGTAAAGGAAACTCAACAACATCCGCATAGTGTCTGCACTATTCCGAGCGTAGTGCCGAACGAATTGAAGAAGCACGCCCCAGTAATTGCTGAGATGCTTGATGCGTGA
- a CDS encoding IS3 family transposase (programmed frameshift) produces the protein MESRAKRTQRDYTMAFKLAVVDQVEKGEMSCRQAQERYGIQGSSTVLHWVRRYGRPVAGRASWAPQGKPMMSEKKPLTPEQRIKQLEVELREAKEKAQFFEAVVDVLKKDYGVVVKKPVGQVLAQKLVMGLSVKRACRYMGISRQAYYQRLECARERAQTCSEVIRRVEQIRLRQPRVGTRKLQHLLQRPDGIHVGRDTLFGILRNARMLVPSRRAYHKTTDSHHRFRKHPNLLKPGSGIQPATGEQVWVADITYLPTREKCVYLSLVTDAYSRKIVGYHVHDSLQTEQVSEALKMALKTRQTAQRLIHHSDRGIQYCSNVYQQIHQRHGLTCSMTDGYDCYQNALAERVNGILKNEFLLQRPANLEQAEQMVRQSIHTYNHERPHLALKYKTPDEVHRASVSSIL, from the exons ATGGAATCAAGGGCTAAGAGGACACAGCGCGATTACACGATGGCCTTTAAGTTGGCGGTTGTGGATCAGGTTGAGAAAGGTGAGATGAGTTGTAGGCAGGCCCAGGAGCGCTACGGCATCCAGGGCAGCTCGACGGTTCTGCACTGGGTTCGGCGATATGGCCGGCCTGTAGCGGGGCGGGCATCATGGGCTCCTCAAGGGAAGCCGATGATGAGTGAAAAGAAGCCACTGACGCCCGAGCAGCGGATCAAGCAGCTGGAGGTCGAGTTGCGGGAGGCCAAGGAGAAGGCCCAGTTTTTCGAGGCGGTGGTGGATGTCCTGAAGAAGGACTACGGAGTGGTGGTAAAAAAGCCTGTGG GGCAAGTCCTCGCGCAAAAGCTCGTAATGGGCTTGAGCGTTAAGAGGGCTTGCCGCTACATGGGCATCAGCCGGCAGGCGTACTACCAGCGGCTGGAGTGCGCGCGCGAGCGTGCACAGACCTGTTCCGAGGTGATCCGGCGCGTGGAGCAGATTCGCCTGCGCCAGCCGCGCGTGGGCACCCGCAAGCTGCAGCACCTGCTGCAGCGGCCCGACGGCATCCACGTGGGGCGAGATACCCTGTTCGGTATTCTGCGCAACGCCCGGATGCTGGTCCCCAGCCGCCGGGCGTACCACAAGACCACCGACAGCCATCATCGCTTCCGCAAGCATCCGAACCTGCTCAAGCCGGGAAGCGGCATCCAGCCCGCGACCGGCGAGCAGGTCTGGGTCGCCGACATCACTTATCTGCCGACGCGGGAGAAATGCGTCTACCTGAGCCTGGTCACCGATGCCTACTCCCGCAAGATCGTCGGCTATCACGTCCACGACAGCCTGCAGACCGAGCAGGTCAGTGAGGCCCTGAAGATGGCGCTCAAGACCCGGCAGACGGCTCAGCGGCTGATCCACCACTCCGACCGGGGCATCCAGTACTGCTCGAACGTCTACCAGCAGATCCACCAACGACACGGCCTGACCTGCTCGATGACCGACGGCTACGACTGCTACCAGAACGCCCTGGCAGAGCGCGTCAACGGCATCCTGAAGAACGAATTCCTGCTCCAGCGACCCGCCAACCTTGAGCAGGCCGAACAGATGGTCCGGCAGTCCATCCACACCTACAACCATGAACGGCCACACCTGGCCCTGAAATACAAAACGCCCGATGAAGTCCATCGGGCGTCTGTATCCAGCATACTTTAG
- a CDS encoding retron St85 family RNA-directed DNA polymerase, translated as MNLLDRMIDELPFSKEELLEIIATASYRYKVFQIPKRQPGQWRTIAQPTPEVKLLQRWLVDNVLSQLPVHRAATAYREGVSIYAHAEKHVDKKYLLKMDFQDFFPSISADAVQQHLLGVGKIKEKDATLIRALVTWRNKVSGKRCLSIGAPSSPILSNTMMYRFDTEISIIAKRYGAVYSRYADDMAFSTNRKGVLTELSREVESLCGKLPYPRLTLNKQKTVYTSRAYKRVLVGLVLTPDRKVSLGREKKRELRSKLYRLLKGAPGVDSASLRGELAFANSVEPEFISSLVRQFGTDAFLQLGLPFGSSKA; from the coding sequence ATGAACCTCCTTGATCGAATGATTGACGAGCTGCCATTTTCCAAGGAAGAGTTGTTGGAAATAATTGCTACTGCTTCGTATAGATACAAAGTCTTTCAGATTCCAAAACGGCAGCCAGGTCAATGGCGAACTATTGCGCAGCCGACGCCAGAGGTGAAGCTGCTGCAACGATGGCTAGTCGACAATGTGTTATCCCAGCTGCCGGTGCATCGCGCCGCTACAGCTTATCGGGAGGGGGTGTCTATTTATGCACATGCAGAAAAGCATGTGGATAAGAAGTATCTACTGAAGATGGATTTTCAGGACTTCTTTCCATCCATCTCTGCGGATGCGGTGCAACAGCATCTTTTGGGCGTTGGAAAAATAAAGGAAAAAGACGCGACCCTGATTCGAGCGCTTGTAACGTGGCGGAACAAAGTAAGTGGAAAGAGATGCCTGTCCATCGGTGCTCCTAGTTCGCCGATTTTGTCCAACACCATGATGTATCGATTCGATACGGAAATTTCCATCATCGCAAAGCGATATGGCGCTGTTTATAGTCGCTATGCGGATGACATGGCGTTTTCAACAAATCGGAAGGGTGTTTTGACGGAGCTTTCCCGCGAAGTGGAGTCATTATGTGGGAAGTTGCCCTATCCTCGACTCACTCTGAACAAGCAGAAGACGGTTTACACCTCGAGAGCTTATAAGCGTGTTCTCGTGGGGCTGGTCCTTACGCCTGACAGAAAGGTTTCCCTAGGACGCGAGAAGAAGAGAGAACTGCGGTCAAAACTGTATCGTCTTCTCAAGGGTGCCCCCGGCGTGGATTCAGCTTCTTTGAGGGGCGAATTAGCCTTCGCCAACTCTGTGGAGCCAGAGTTCATTTCTTCCCTTGTGAGGCAGTTTGGAACTGACGCTTTCTTGCAGCTTGGCCTGCCTTTTGGATCATCGAAGGCATAG
- a CDS encoding SDR family NAD(P)-dependent oxidoreductase has translation MARLQGKVAIVTGGARGMGGATSRLFAEEGAKVVIADLLEDEGRKLAQELGPNALFVRHDVSDEGSWAHLIAETVKAYGEPSVLVNNAGVLLFRTIQETSKADFERVIDINLVGSFLGVKHVGARMIAQGRGAIVNISSTDGMKGANGLGAYCSSKWGIRGLTRAAAMEYGHKGVRVNSVHPGGIDTAMGNPYAEAKEEVNKRYTFVPLQRVGEPVEVARASLFLASDDSSYLCGAEIAVDGGMLTGSYYVGFPGAPGV, from the coding sequence ATGGCTCGACTGCAAGGCAAGGTGGCGATCGTGACGGGCGGTGCCCGCGGCATGGGTGGCGCGACCTCGCGCCTGTTCGCCGAGGAAGGCGCCAAGGTAGTGATCGCCGACCTGCTGGAGGACGAAGGCCGCAAGCTGGCGCAGGAGCTGGGCCCCAATGCCCTGTTCGTGCGTCACGACGTCAGCGACGAGGGCAGCTGGGCGCACTTGATCGCTGAGACCGTGAAGGCCTACGGCGAACCCTCGGTGCTGGTCAACAATGCCGGCGTGCTGCTGTTCCGCACGATCCAGGAAACCAGCAAGGCCGACTTCGAGCGCGTGATCGACATCAACCTCGTCGGCAGCTTCCTCGGCGTAAAGCACGTCGGCGCGCGCATGATCGCGCAGGGTCGCGGCGCTATCGTCAACATCTCCAGCACCGACGGCATGAAGGGCGCCAACGGCCTGGGCGCCTACTGCTCCAGCAAGTGGGGCATCCGCGGCCTGACCCGCGCCGCCGCGATGGAATACGGCCACAAGGGCGTGCGCGTGAACTCCGTGCACCCGGGCGGCATCGACACCGCTATGGGCAACCCGTATGCCGAGGCCAAGGAAGAGGTCAACAAGCGCTACACCTTCGTGCCGCTGCAGCGCGTCGGCGAGCCGGTGGAAGTGGCGCGCGCCTCGCTGTTCCTGGCCAGCGACGACAGCTCGTATCTCTGCGGTGCGGAGATCGCGGTGGATGGCGGCATGCTGACGGGTTCGTATTACGTGGGCTTCCCGGGGGCTCCGGGGGTTTAA
- a CDS encoding SDR family NAD(P)-dependent oxidoreductase gives MTAASALPATCVALVTGASRGIGRAIARRLAAQGAAVVVHASPRSQAGLDETLALVRSAGGRAAAVAVDLADETTRAGLLAAATAHFGPVGILVNNAAANPAYAPPSRIDLAARRAGFEINFQAPVDLCQQALPAMKAAGWGRIVNLGSEMARQPPIPYPGPAKLVHGLALYGAAKAALERYTLGLAAELHGSGVTANILSPVKIALSESAEAVARQVAASNPQWLEPLEMMAEAAWLLVSGRYNGLATSSRELLQLTQAPLHTLDGRSVIGDAMTLARVS, from the coding sequence GTGACCGCTGCCTCCGCGCTGCCGGCCACCTGCGTGGCGCTGGTCACGGGCGCCAGCCGCGGCATCGGCCGCGCCATCGCGCGCCGCCTGGCCGCGCAGGGCGCCGCCGTGGTGGTCCATGCCTCGCCGCGCTCGCAGGCCGGACTGGACGAAACCCTGGCCCTGGTGCGCAGCGCCGGGGGCCGCGCCGCCGCGGTCGCCGTGGACCTGGCCGACGAAACCACCCGCGCCGGCCTGCTGGCCGCCGCCACGGCGCATTTCGGCCCGGTCGGCATCCTGGTCAACAACGCCGCCGCCAACCCGGCCTACGCCCCGCCCAGCCGCATCGACCTGGCGGCGCGGCGCGCCGGCTTCGAGATCAACTTCCAGGCGCCGGTGGACCTGTGTCAGCAGGCATTGCCGGCAATGAAGGCCGCCGGCTGGGGCCGCATCGTCAATCTCGGCAGCGAGATGGCACGGCAGCCGCCGATCCCCTACCCCGGCCCGGCCAAGCTGGTGCACGGACTGGCGCTGTACGGCGCCGCCAAGGCCGCGCTGGAGCGCTACACCCTGGGCTTGGCCGCCGAGCTGCACGGCAGCGGCGTCACCGCGAACATCCTGTCGCCGGTCAAGATCGCGCTCAGCGAGAGCGCCGAGGCCGTGGCGCGGCAGGTGGCGGCGAGCAACCCGCAGTGGCTGGAGCCGCTGGAGATGATGGCCGAAGCCGCGTGGTTGCTGGTGAGCGGCCGCTACAACGGCCTGGCCACCAGCAGCCGCGAGCTGCTGCAGCTGACGCAGGCACCGCTGCACACACTGGACGGGCGCAGCGTCATCGGCGATGCCATGACGCTGGCCCGCGTCTCATGA
- a CDS encoding YiiX/YebB-like N1pC/P60 family cysteine hydrolase → MLHELKTGDLLLFSGKSGPSESIKWVTLSRWSHVALVLREPRYEFPCLWEASTDATIACLESGVARRGVQLVPAPARLDEYDGDIAWRRLQDVDLEPEAVERLAALRRQLTGRAYESNVLELMGAAYDGPFGEQRENLAELFCSELVAAAYQALGLIRPDAKPSNEYVPADFSEQWERLPWLRGRLGPEVLLKNA, encoded by the coding sequence GTGCTGCATGAACTGAAGACGGGGGACCTGCTGCTGTTTTCCGGCAAGTCCGGTCCCAGCGAGAGCATCAAGTGGGTGACGCTGAGCCGCTGGTCGCACGTGGCCCTGGTGCTGCGCGAGCCGCGCTACGAGTTTCCCTGCCTGTGGGAGGCCTCCACCGACGCCACCATCGCCTGCCTCGAGTCCGGCGTGGCGCGCCGCGGCGTGCAGCTGGTGCCGGCGCCGGCACGGCTGGACGAGTACGACGGCGACATCGCCTGGCGCCGCCTGCAGGACGTGGACCTGGAACCCGAGGCAGTGGAACGCCTGGCCGCACTGCGCCGGCAACTGACCGGGCGCGCCTACGAGAGCAATGTCCTGGAGCTGATGGGGGCCGCCTATGACGGACCATTCGGCGAGCAGCGCGAAAATCTGGCAGAACTGTTCTGCAGCGAGCTGGTGGCCGCCGCCTACCAGGCCCTGGGCCTGATACGCCCGGACGCCAAGCCGTCGAACGAATACGTCCCCGCGGACTTTTCCGAGCAATGGGAGCGCCTGCCCTGGCTGCGCGGCCGGCTCGGCCCGGAAGTCCTGCTGAAGAACGCCTGA